Within the Arthrobacter sp. V1I7 genome, the region CCATGATCCGCCAGGGCAACGGCGGCGCAATCGTCAACGTTTCCAGCCAGGCCAGCATGGTCGCGCTGCCGGGCCACATCTCCTACGGATCCTCAAAAGCCGCCCTGGACAACATCACCCGGGTGTCCGCCCTGGAACTTGGCAGGCACAACATCCGCGTCAACAGCGTCAACCCCACGGTGGTCATGACCGACATGTCCAACTCCTACTGGGGACGGCCGGAAATCGGCGGCCCCTTCCTCGAGCAAATGCCCCTCGGACGCTGGGCCGCGGTCGATGACGTCGCCGGCCCCATCGTCTTCCTGCTCAGCGACGCCGCCTCCATGATCACCGGCGCTTCCCTCCCCATCGACGGCGGCTACACCAGCCGCTGACCGTCCTTCCGGCGCAGGGGCGCCGCAAACTGACCTCACTTTGAAATGGATGACCATGAACATGACCGAAGAACGCGCATCCGAGGCGATCATCGTCTGCGGGGTGCCGGCGAGTGGCAAAACAACCTTTGCCCAGGATCTGGCCCGCCAGCTCCACTGGACCATCCTTGACCTGGACACCGTCACAAACCCGTTGTTTGAACACATGGGCGGCGAGTTCCTGGTGGACGTCCCCACGGCACAACCCGCCGCGCGGGCGAGCGTGAACGATATCCGCTACACCTGCCTCTTCGACACCACCCGGGAGAATCTCGCTCTGGGCAACAGCGTGGTTGTTGTTGCCCCGTTCACTTCCGAACGCACGTTCCCGGCGGCATGGGAACGACTGGTTGAGCGGCTCGCAATTCCGGACCCGCGGGTGCACCTCGCCTGGATGGACACCCCGCAGGGCGAGGTGGTGAGGCGCATGCAGCTCCGCGGAGCCGCACGCGACCTCGACAAGATCAAGGAACCGGAGCGTTTCCTCTCTCCCGAAGTCACGCAGCCTCCCGGCGTCGCGCATATCCGCATTGACGGCCTGCTGATGCCGCACGAACAGATCGATCATTTCCTGGCGGACTTCGCAGGGCGGAAGGCCATGCGCTGAGCTGCCGCTAGCGGTTCCACTCCAACCTCCCGCCAAGGGCCACACCTCCCAGAGCAGCACCCCGTACGGGGCGCGATTCGTCGTGCCCGATTCCAGACCCCACTAGACCAAAACCACCCAATTAGGAGAACCCAGTGAATACACTCACCACGCTCGAACGCCGCGGCATGGCAGCGATCTCGACCCCCAGCGGCAAGATGCTCATCGTGGCCGCCGACCAGCGCAACGGAATGAAAGCCGTGATGAACGACGCACCCGATGGGCCGAACTCCATCACCGCCCAGCAGCTCTCCG harbors:
- a CDS encoding ATP-binding protein, whose product is MNMTEERASEAIIVCGVPASGKTTFAQDLARQLHWTILDLDTVTNPLFEHMGGEFLVDVPTAQPAARASVNDIRYTCLFDTTRENLALGNSVVVVAPFTSERTFPAAWERLVERLAIPDPRVHLAWMDTPQGEVVRRMQLRGAARDLDKIKEPERFLSPEVTQPPGVAHIRIDGLLMPHEQIDHFLADFAGRKAMR